The sequence CGAGATGATGGCCCCTGTTCCTGTAATCCTCGGCGAGACTTCTGAGCAAGTCACCTATCTGGTCTGATGGGACAGCGAATTCTCCATCGCTCGGATCGAAAAGAGTGGTCATTCCATTGGAGGTGGACGTTGCGACCAGATGTCCGAGGCCTTCTGCGAAGCGCAAGCTGAGCAAATAGGCAGAAGGGTCTTCGGTGACTTCATTGACGATCCCGGCGATCTCCGAGGACTTACCAAACTGATATCCCCACCGTCGTTTGGATGGTTGCAAGCCTGCTTCCTGCAACATTATGTCTCTTGGTTGAAAATCTTCCGCCTGATCATCTTGCAATCGATTCCTGAGTTCTTCATACCGCTGCTGCCGCATCGCCGCCGAGACGTGGGTTTGCGAGCCGGGCCGCAGCGCGCTCATGCGTGATAGCGGACTGCTCGGAAGATTGAGGAGCCACTCTGCCGCGAGACCAACGCATATGCCATCTACATTCGCGTCACGCAATTCGGCAGTCTGGTATTCGAAAAGAGGAATGATCGGTCTTTGCGAAGGCGATGGGCTGGAACCGGGCGACGCAGAGGGTGGGGTCAAGCCGAAGGAGATTGGGGTCGGAATATGCGCATCAGAGGTATGTGGTCTGCTGCAGCAGAGCCCCATTTTTTCGCACGCACCGCCAGGTGACAGATTGCCCTGAAGTGTTAGATCCGCAAGCCTTCCCGCAAAGTTGCCATCGTCCGTCGACTCGCTCGATTCGTCGGCTTGATGAGCACCTGTGGATGAGGTGCTGATTCGGATATCCATGGAGATTCGCCTATCGCTTCGTCGTACTTTTCCGCACCGCGTGCGCCCCGGGTCCTGCTGCGGCGATATGCAGTCAAGCTGACGACGAGCTGACGCTCGTGCCCGTGGATGTGGTGAACAAAGCGGAGGGAAGTCGGCGAATTTCGCCGCCTAAATCGCCCGCAACCAAAACCGCCAGAGCGGGCGGAGAATGACGGGTCGGTACATTTGAAATATGGGGAGACGCTCTCAGAGCAACCGTGGGACTTGGCCAGGCGCGGGGGAGCACGATGAGAGGTAAGGACCGGAGGCCGCGCATGAATCCAGTATTCGCAGGTCACGTGCGCGAGGGGGCATCTGATGTCGTGCGGAGGGGTCTGGATGCGAGTGAGGCCACGCGCTTCGAAGATAGAAGCAATGGCCTTTCTTCCAGCGGTTGCGAGGGGACAATCGCGACCACTCCTGTAGAGATCCTCCCTATCGTCGCGACTGGTTCACGACATAGCATGAGCTCGAGCTGTTAGTGCATCCGGTTCCTCGACATTCAGATAGACCTAGGCGCAGCCCGAAGCTTGGTGGAAGGACGATTGAATCTGGCGTGATGTCGAGAAGATGCTCGCGGTCCGCCTTGAGGCGGGTCCCCACACCTTGGAATGTCGCAGCAGATTCGTCGCTCTACATCTTCACACCGCCTCAATGTCCAGCGTCAGCATCAACGCGACTAGCTGCAGGCCTCACGGAGGGAGAATGACTGGCGCCTCTTTCAAGAATAGGGGTTAGCCAGAGCGCAAAACCACCGTGGGGTTCATATATCGGCCAACATCTGCCACAAGAGGAGTGCTGGTCGAGGCAAGAGCCTTAGGCTTGCGTGCAAATCGAAATGTGGAGACGTTGGGTTGCGAGCAGATTTTTCGCGTATCAATCGGGATAAGGCAATCTTCGATGACATTTACGCTTTGGATGATCCAAGAGCGTATTTCTCCGTCCTGGGAGGTTTGGATTATATGATCCCGGATGTGGCTGAGCCGGTCGTGCGCCAGATTCTGGCAGCGAAAGCTTCGGCAAGTAGCGTTAAGCCGATCGTGCTTGATGTCGGCTGTTCATACGGCATCAACGCGGCGGTGCATCGGTTTCCACTGACCTTCGGCGGCTTGCGTCACCGCTATGCCCGGCGCGAGATGAGGGCGATCAGTTCCGAGACACTGGTGGATCTCGATCGCAAGTTTTATTCGGCTTGGCCTGATGTTGGTCTAGCGCGGTTTATCGGTCTCGATGTATCGGCACCGGCAATCCGTTATGCAACGGCCGTTGGCCTGCTTGAGCAGGGCGTTGTCGCCGACCTTGAAACGGAATCGCTTTCGACGGAAAGCGCGCGGATTCTCCGTTCCACTGATGTCATCATGTCGACGGGCTGCATCGGCTATGTGACCGAGAAGACGTTCGGTAAAATTCTCGACGCGACAGAGACGCGTCCATGGATCATCTCTTTCGTGCTGCGGATGTTCCCGTATGATTCCTTGGCTGCGACATTCGCGGAGCGTGGTCTTGTGACGGAACGCCTTACCGGTGCAACATTTATTCAGCGTCGATTTCGCGACGCAGAGGAATTTGAAAGGACCTTGGCTACTCTGGCAGCTCTTGGCGTCGATGCGACCGGACTGGAATCGGAAGGTCTGTTCCACGCCGATTTGATCTTGTCACGCCCTGAATCGGATGCACGCGCCGCTCCTCTGGACGAGATCGTCACCGTCGCCAGCGGTCGAGGTCGGCCAATCGGGCCGCGTTACGTTCACGTTGGAGGTCTCGAGGGTCTGCAGATCGCACTGGAGCCGTGAGAGGTTCGTGTTTTCAAAGATAGCCGCGCGTGCGCCGCCGGAACGGCGGACGGAAGCAGATCATGCTTCGATCCTCTCGAGGTTGGAGCATGATCAGGCTTTGACTGCGCGGCTGCGACAAGCGTATCCGCCGAGCGCGGCGATGCG comes from Bradyrhizobium diazoefficiens and encodes:
- a CDS encoding YopT-type cysteine protease domain-containing protein, with protein sequence MDIRISTSSTGAHQADESSESTDDGNFAGRLADLTLQGNLSPGGACEKMGLCCSRPHTSDAHIPTPISFGLTPPSASPGSSPSPSQRPIIPLFEYQTAELRDANVDGICVGLAAEWLLNLPSSPLSRMSALRPGSQTHVSAAMRQQRYEELRNRLQDDQAEDFQPRDIMLQEAGLQPSKRRWGYQFGKSSEIAGIVNEVTEDPSAYLLSLRFAEGLGHLVATSTSNGMTTLFDPSDGEFAVPSDQIGDLLRSLAEDYRNRGHHLVTVVTQRMS
- a CDS encoding class I SAM-dependent methyltransferase, whose amino-acid sequence is MIPDVAEPVVRQILAAKASASSVKPIVLDVGCSYGINAAVHRFPLTFGGLRHRYARREMRAISSETLVDLDRKFYSAWPDVGLARFIGLDVSAPAIRYATAVGLLEQGVVADLETESLSTESARILRSTDVIMSTGCIGYVTEKTFGKILDATETRPWIISFVLRMFPYDSLAATFAERGLVTERLTGATFIQRRFRDAEEFERTLATLAALGVDATGLESEGLFHADLILSRPESDARAAPLDEIVTVASGRGRPIGPRYVHVGGLEGLQIALEP